TTCGGTCATTACGGCTCCAAAGAGTCTGAGTGTCCCGCAAATGATCCAAAGAAGCTTCAATCTTTCCAGAATCTTCATGGAGGATGGGGAGAGTATTTTTATGCTTTTATCGAGAGAATCTCTCAGATTCCCCTTGTCATAGAACAAAAAGACCGAGACTTCATATCCTCTCCGGTGGAAGCCGTTAGCGATATTAATTAGCTGTCTCTGGGCTCCTCCGGCCGCAAGGTTAGGAGAGACAAAAAGAATTTTTTTCGGGCGGATGTTAAATTTCTCACTCATATCTCAGAGCTTCTATTGGATTGAGCGCCGCTGCTTTTTTCGCAGGGTATATTCCGAAGACTATTCCTACTAGGGCTGAGAACAGAAAAGCCACGATTATGGACAGCACGGATATCTGGGTAGGCCAGCCGGTTATCGTCGAAGCCACCTTGGAGATCAGTATTCCGGCCGCTGTTCCTATCGCACCGCCTACAAGTGAAAGAAGTACTGATTCAATGAGAAACTGGACCAGTATGTTTTTCTCCTTGGCACCCACGGCGAGCCTGATTCCTATCTCCCTAGTCCTCTCTCCCACCGAGACGAGCATTATGTTCATTATCCCGATTCCTCCCACAACAAGTGATATCGATGCTATGCTTCCAAGAAGCACGGTAAGGATCCTCGAGACGTTCTTTATGGTCTTTATCTGCGTCTGTTGGGTTCTTACTGAAAAATCATCTTCCATTTCATTCTTGATCCCATGCTGTCTGCGCAGAACTTTTTCCACTTCCCCCTGGGCGAGAGCCAGGTCGTAGACGGGGTCTACGAAGATCGTGATTCTGTCAAGCGATCTGGTACCGACAAGCCTCTTCTGAACGGAGGTGTAGGGAAGCAGAACGATATCGTCCTGGTCTTTTCCGCCGGGAGTGGGACCG
The window above is part of the Candidatus Dadabacteria bacterium genome. Proteins encoded here:
- a CDS encoding ABC transporter permease; the encoded protein is MNPLLSIDISYRAIRSNKVRSFLTTLGIIIGVAAVISLVSITGGAKKMIEGQLASLGANSLAVKSGKITKSGKTLLAGNVKPLTKEDVEAIRNLESVKYASAIANTTANVVSGNRNVFTAVIGTGKDFIFINDWFPERGTFFNEIDVRGAALVCVLGKTVRENLFGSQNPIGKNVRIGKYTYRVIGVMSPIGPTPGGKDQDDIVLLPYTSVQKRLVGTRSLDRITIFVDPVYDLALAQGEVEKVLRRQHGIKNEMEDDFSVRTQQTQIKTIKNVSRILTVLLGSIASISLVVGGIGIMNIMLVSVGERTREIGIRLAVGAKEKNILVQFLIESVLLSLVGGAIGTAAGILISKVASTITGWPTQISVLSIIVAFLFSALVGIVFGIYPAKKAAALNPIEALRYE